A single window of Halotalea alkalilenta DNA harbors:
- the ptsP gene encoding phosphoenolpyruvate--protein phosphotransferase, with translation MSRAEIVLQAPCDALVVPLEQVPDPVFAGGQLGPGLAIEPLGQTLHAPCAGTVVMCATTRHALTLRLGDEPDAPELLLHLGLDTVELGGRGIEALVAVGQQVEAGAPLLRFDADLLAREATSLVTPLVFIAGVQLRIEAQAPGRVTQGETLARLSFATDAGRSGEAGGPRCEGSATVALEAGLHARPAAKLKAIGEHHASRLSFALDGAEAEAGRLTAMLGLGIGFGSRVAVRAEGGDAAAALREAIALLETAEGARSPSAAGIDAGVSRVLDAIDADGVLRGVAASTGVAVAPLVRLRAQRIEVARAGAGVEQELARFDRALGELRTQLGGDRARATREEDAQILAAHLEWLDDPELTERTVAGIERGESAGFAWRETLDAQIAQLERAESALIRSRAGDLRDLEQRLLALLEGVESAVAVPHGAILVADDLTPSQLIQLDSVEPKGLCLAAGGATSHVAILARARGLPCLVGMGQALGDALDDETLESVRLAVLDAERGTLELRPGPERLAEAQRRRDSLAREHAEAFGAASSEARTRDGALIEVAANIGHPDEAEAAFAQGADGIGLFRSEFLFLDRPVAPDRGRQRADYQAALDAMQGKPVIIRTLDIGADKQLDYLRLGQTPNPALGMRGVRLIEGHQALLVDQLRALLECRPPAGKGGLRIMLPMVTDLLDVRRVREWIDTLVDELGLAEDADFVAPELGVMIEVPAAALCAASLAREVDFFSIGTNDLTQYTLAMDREAPGLAARMDALHPAVLRLVRLCVEGAALYGRKVGVCGAAAGDEIAVAALIALGVDELSMEPARVPAIKAWVRRLDRARLAARIDEALALDDAAQVRSWVARSITTNP, from the coding sequence ATGTCCCGCGCGGAGATAGTCCTGCAGGCCCCTTGCGACGCCCTCGTGGTGCCCCTCGAACAAGTGCCGGATCCGGTCTTCGCCGGCGGACAGCTCGGCCCGGGGCTGGCTATCGAGCCGCTCGGTCAGACGCTCCACGCCCCCTGCGCCGGCACCGTGGTGATGTGTGCGACCACCCGGCACGCGCTGACCCTGCGCCTTGGCGACGAACCGGATGCGCCCGAGCTGCTGCTTCATCTCGGGCTCGACACCGTCGAGCTTGGCGGTCGCGGTATCGAGGCGCTGGTCGCGGTGGGCCAGCAGGTCGAGGCGGGCGCGCCGCTGCTGCGCTTCGATGCCGACCTGTTGGCCCGCGAGGCGACCAGCCTGGTCACACCGCTGGTGTTCATCGCGGGCGTCCAGCTGCGTATCGAGGCGCAGGCCCCGGGGCGAGTGACACAGGGAGAGACACTCGCTCGGTTGAGCTTTGCGACCGACGCCGGACGCAGCGGGGAGGCGGGCGGGCCGCGCTGCGAAGGAAGCGCGACAGTCGCGCTCGAAGCCGGGCTGCACGCGCGCCCGGCGGCGAAGCTCAAGGCGATCGGCGAGCACCATGCCAGCCGACTGAGCTTTGCCCTCGATGGCGCCGAGGCCGAGGCGGGTAGGCTCACCGCGATGCTTGGCCTCGGGATCGGGTTCGGCAGCCGGGTGGCGGTGCGCGCCGAGGGCGGCGATGCCGCGGCGGCGCTGAGGGAGGCGATAGCACTGCTCGAGACCGCCGAAGGTGCGCGTTCGCCCAGCGCGGCTGGTATCGACGCCGGCGTCTCGCGCGTCTTGGATGCGATCGATGCCGATGGCGTACTGCGCGGCGTTGCCGCCAGCACCGGCGTGGCGGTTGCACCTTTGGTGCGTCTGCGTGCGCAGCGAATAGAGGTCGCACGTGCTGGCGCGGGGGTCGAGCAGGAGCTGGCACGGTTCGATCGCGCACTGGGTGAGCTGCGCACGCAGCTGGGCGGTGATCGGGCTCGAGCGACGCGAGAGGAGGATGCGCAGATTCTCGCAGCCCACCTCGAATGGCTCGACGACCCGGAGCTGACCGAGCGCACCGTCGCTGGGATCGAGCGCGGCGAGAGCGCGGGTTTCGCCTGGCGCGAGACCCTCGATGCCCAGATCGCCCAGCTCGAGCGCGCCGAAAGCGCGCTGATCCGAAGCCGCGCTGGCGACCTGCGCGATCTGGAGCAGCGCCTGCTGGCGCTGCTCGAAGGCGTCGAGTCCGCGGTGGCGGTGCCTCACGGTGCGATCCTGGTCGCCGACGACTTGACCCCCTCGCAGCTGATCCAGCTCGATAGCGTCGAGCCCAAGGGACTGTGCCTGGCCGCGGGCGGGGCGACCTCGCACGTGGCGATCCTCGCGCGCGCCCGTGGCCTGCCCTGCCTGGTCGGAATGGGCCAGGCGCTGGGTGACGCGCTCGATGACGAAACGCTCGAAAGCGTGCGCTTGGCGGTGCTGGACGCCGAGCGCGGCACCCTCGAACTGCGCCCGGGGCCTGAGCGGCTGGCCGAGGCCCAGCGCAGGCGCGATAGTCTCGCTCGCGAGCACGCCGAGGCGTTCGGCGCCGCTTCGAGCGAGGCCCGCACCCGCGACGGCGCGCTGATCGAGGTGGCGGCCAACATCGGCCACCCGGATGAAGCCGAAGCGGCGTTTGCCCAGGGCGCCGACGGTATCGGGCTTTTTCGCAGCGAGTTTTTGTTTCTCGATCGCCCGGTCGCGCCCGACCGCGGGCGCCAGCGGGCCGACTACCAGGCCGCGCTGGATGCGATGCAGGGCAAGCCTGTGATCATTCGCACCCTCGACATCGGCGCCGACAAGCAGCTCGACTACCTGCGGCTCGGCCAGACGCCCAACCCGGCACTGGGTATGCGCGGGGTAAGGTTGATCGAAGGCCATCAGGCGCTGCTCGTCGATCAGCTGCGCGCGCTGCTCGAGTGCCGCCCGCCGGCGGGGAAGGGTGGGCTCAGGATCATGCTGCCGATGGTCACCGACCTGCTCGATGTCAGGCGGGTGCGTGAATGGATCGACACGCTGGTCGACGAGCTCGGGCTTGCCGAGGATGCGGACTTCGTCGCCCCGGAGCTGGGGGTGATGATCGAGGTGCCGGCGGCGGCGCTGTGCGCGGCGAGCCTCGCCCGCGAGGTCGATTTCTTCTCGATCGGCACCAACGACCTGACCCAGTACACCCTGGCGATGGACCGCGAGGCGCCTGGGCTCGCCGCACGTATGGATGCGCTCCACCCTGCGGTGCTGCGGCTGGTCAGGCTCTGCGTCGAGGGCGCGGCGCTCTACGGTCGCAAGGTCGGGGTGTGCGGTGCGGCGGCGGGGGACGAGATCGCTGTGGCGGCGCTGATCGCGCTCGGGGTCGACGAGCTGTCGATGGAGCCTGCGCGGGTGCCCGCGATCAAGGCCTGGGTGCGGCGGCTCGATCGCGCACGGCTGGCCGCGCGTATCGACGAAGCCTTGGCGCTCGATGACGCCGCCCAGGTGCGCAGCTGGGTGGCGCGCTCGATCACAACCAATCCATGA
- a CDS encoding lysylphosphatidylglycerol synthase transmembrane domain-containing protein, which translates to MHRTVWLLLAGLVLVISIPLLLGGGELWRQLADFPPLLLALMIAMIFACWFLNAAKLRVLLAGRSGHLTHRQAMGVVMATEFAICATPGGAGGPLTLIALMKQRGMRPAQTTAVYAVDQMIDLLFFFTSMAALLIYIAIRAIDVRLGWMLGMPMILMATGLALILLLGRYHARAIRAVAGLLRRLRIRHDRRQRLMRRLLIFRNALAETLKMPRHLLLAAFFFGVLHWIVRYSVLYFALYGLGRHLDWGWTFLVQMLSMAAGQLTLLPGGAGGAELSSLAMLTPIVGQHAAAAAILIWRAVTYYFYLIAGAPVFLYLAGRPLMRKVFKIGKQQLED; encoded by the coding sequence ATGCATCGCACTGTCTGGCTCCTGCTCGCAGGCCTGGTCCTGGTGATCAGCATCCCGCTGCTGCTCGGCGGCGGCGAGCTGTGGCGCCAGCTGGCGGACTTCCCGCCGCTGCTGCTGGCACTGATGATCGCGATGATCTTCGCCTGCTGGTTCCTCAACGCGGCCAAGCTCAGGGTGCTGCTCGCCGGGCGCTCGGGTCATCTTACCCACCGCCAGGCGATGGGCGTGGTGATGGCGACCGAGTTCGCCATCTGCGCCACTCCCGGCGGCGCCGGCGGCCCGCTCACTCTGATCGCGCTGATGAAACAGCGCGGCATGCGCCCGGCCCAGACCACTGCGGTCTACGCCGTCGACCAGATGATCGACCTTTTGTTCTTCTTCACCTCGATGGCCGCGCTTTTGATCTACATCGCGATTCGCGCCATCGACGTGCGACTTGGCTGGATGCTCGGCATGCCGATGATCCTGATGGCGACGGGGCTGGCGCTGATCCTGCTGCTCGGTCGCTATCACGCTCGGGCGATCCGCGCCGTCGCCGGTCTGTTGCGCAGGCTCAGGATTCGCCACGACCGCAGGCAAAGGCTGATGCGACGGCTTTTGATCTTCCGCAATGCGCTGGCCGAGACGCTGAAGATGCCGCGCCACCTGCTGCTCGCCGCGTTCTTCTTCGGCGTCCTGCACTGGATCGTGCGCTACAGCGTGCTCTATTTCGCGCTCTACGGGCTCGGCCGCCACCTCGACTGGGGATGGACCTTCCTGGTGCAGATGCTGTCGATGGCCGCTGGCCAGCTCACCCTGCTGCCCGGCGGCGCCGGCGGCGCCGAGTTGAGCTCGCTGGCGATGCTGACACCGATCGTCGGCCAGCATGCCGCAGCGGCGGCGATTTTGATCTGGCGCGCAGTGACCTACTACTTTTATCTCATCGCCGGTGCCCCTGTATTCCTCTACTTGGCTGGGCGCCCATTGATGCGCAAGGTCTTCAAGATCGGCAAGCAGCAGCTCGAGGATTAG
- the nagA gene encoding N-acetylglucosamine-6-phosphate deacetylase — MRLQGHILTPEGWCLGQLECDAGRILSITPDASLDPGQSPWLLPGFIDLHVHGGGGLDAMQGGEAAAVLARTHARFGTTSLLVTTMTAAEEDLLEALAAVNRVIERPEPGRAEILGVHLEGPFINPAMLGAQPARARAGTIEAIERYRALAPIRLVTLAPEIEGHRALIEHLRDAGVRVQIGHTCAGFRLCVEALGWGVSGFTHLYNAMTPLHHRSAGAVGAALAHADFCEVIPDLVHVEEGAMHVAMRAIPRLYAVTDATAAAGMPDGQYKLGEHDVYKHSGAVRLANGTLAGSTLTMDQALGNFLSLGDSLARASLRLSTWPADYLGLDDRGRLAPGLRADLVVLDETFALREVYVGGERVPSSADHY; from the coding sequence ATGCGACTTCAAGGCCATATCCTTACCCCCGAGGGCTGGTGTCTCGGCCAGCTCGAGTGCGACGCTGGTCGGATCCTCTCGATCACCCCCGACGCCAGCCTCGACCCTGGGCAGAGCCCTTGGCTGCTGCCTGGCTTCATCGACCTGCACGTGCATGGCGGCGGGGGGCTCGATGCGATGCAGGGTGGCGAGGCAGCGGCGGTGCTCGCCCGCACCCACGCCCGCTTCGGTACCACCAGCCTGCTAGTCACCACCATGACCGCGGCCGAGGAGGATCTGCTCGAGGCGCTCGCCGCGGTGAACCGAGTGATCGAGCGTCCAGAGCCCGGGCGCGCCGAGATTCTCGGCGTGCATCTGGAGGGGCCGTTCATCAACCCCGCGATGCTCGGCGCCCAGCCGGCGCGGGCGCGCGCCGGCACGATCGAGGCGATCGAGCGCTATCGGGCGCTGGCACCGATCCGCCTGGTGACCCTGGCGCCGGAGATCGAGGGCCACCGGGCGCTGATCGAGCATCTGCGCGACGCTGGCGTCCGGGTCCAGATCGGCCATACCTGTGCAGGCTTTAGGCTCTGCGTCGAGGCGCTCGGCTGGGGCGTCAGCGGCTTCACCCATCTCTACAACGCAATGACACCGCTGCACCATCGCAGCGCTGGCGCGGTCGGCGCGGCGCTGGCGCACGCCGATTTCTGCGAGGTGATCCCCGATCTGGTCCACGTCGAGGAGGGCGCGATGCATGTCGCCATGCGTGCGATCCCGCGTCTCTACGCGGTCACCGACGCCACCGCCGCCGCCGGGATGCCGGATGGCCAGTACAAGCTCGGTGAACACGACGTCTACAAGCACAGCGGCGCGGTACGGCTCGCCAACGGCACCCTGGCCGGCAGCACCCTGACCATGGACCAGGCGCTGGGCAACTTCTTGAGCCTCGGTGATTCGCTTGCCCGCGCCTCGCTGCGGCTTTCCACTTGGCCGGCGGACTATCTCGGGCTCGACGACCGCGGACGCCTCGCGCCGGGGCTGCGTGCCGACCTCGTGGTGCTCGATGAGACCTTCGCGCTGCGCGAGGTCTACGTTGGCGGTGAGCGCGTGCCCTCGAGCGCTGATCATTACTGA
- a CDS encoding endonuclease/exonuclease/phosphatase family protein — MVYVLTSAAVLLLLATCLPWLRLTHWTVRIFDFPRLQIATLAGCLLVVVLIDLAAAGDGGWQLPVILIALGVCIAQGMLMYPYTRFASRQMLDVEELDPARRLTLLNANVLMTNRNSGALIEMVRRRQPDLLVTLESDAWWQAELDRAFADDYPHRVAVPLDNLYGMHLYSRRPLIQPRVRWLIQDDIPSILTQVELESGERVTLFVLHPRPPSPTESEESLWRDAELLLVAQEIAAEHCHCLLVGDLNDVAWSRTTRLFSNVSGLLDPRRGRGAFATFHAHWPMLRWPLDHLFASREFRLAEIERMGDIGSDHFPLFVSLVYAPQDKAQQPRPTANAEEIEEAQRTVAEAQAAAQDVPKGTSAAS, encoded by the coding sequence ATGGTGTATGTGCTGACAAGTGCCGCTGTACTGCTGCTGCTCGCCACCTGCCTGCCATGGCTGCGCTTGACCCACTGGACGGTGAGGATCTTCGACTTTCCACGCTTGCAGATCGCCACCCTCGCGGGCTGCCTGCTCGTGGTCGTGCTGATCGACCTCGCCGCGGCTGGTGACGGCGGTTGGCAGCTTCCGGTGATCCTGATCGCGCTGGGGGTGTGCATCGCTCAGGGCATGTTGATGTATCCCTACACCCGCTTCGCCAGCCGCCAGATGCTCGACGTCGAGGAGCTGGATCCAGCGCGCCGGCTGACCCTGCTCAACGCCAACGTGCTGATGACCAATCGCAACAGCGGCGCGCTGATCGAGATGGTTCGGCGTCGCCAGCCGGATCTGCTGGTGACGCTTGAGAGCGACGCCTGGTGGCAGGCCGAGCTCGACCGCGCCTTCGCCGATGACTACCCACATCGGGTCGCGGTGCCGCTCGACAACCTCTACGGCATGCATCTCTACTCGCGGCGTCCGCTGATCCAACCCCGGGTACGCTGGTTGATCCAGGATGACATCCCCTCGATTCTCACTCAGGTCGAACTCGAAAGCGGTGAGCGAGTGACGCTGTTCGTGCTCCATCCCAGGCCGCCGAGCCCGACCGAGAGCGAGGAGTCGCTGTGGCGCGATGCCGAGCTGCTGCTGGTCGCCCAGGAGATCGCCGCAGAGCATTGCCACTGCCTGCTGGTCGGCGATCTCAACGATGTCGCCTGGTCGCGGACCACGAGGCTCTTCTCCAACGTCAGCGGACTGCTCGACCCACGGCGCGGGCGCGGTGCCTTCGCCACCTTCCATGCCCACTGGCCGATGCTGCGCTGGCCGCTCGACCATCTCTTCGCCAGCCGCGAGTTTCGCCTCGCCGAGATCGAACGGATGGGCGACATCGGCTCCGACCACTTCCCGCTCTTCGTCTCGTTGGTCTATGCGCCGCAGGACAAGGCGCAGCAGCCGAGGCCGACCGCCAATGCCGAGGAGATCGAAGAGGCGCAGCGCACCGTCGCCGAGGCGCAGGCTGCGGCGCAGGACGTCCCCAAGGGGACGTCCGCCGCGAGCTGA
- a CDS encoding exoribonuclease II, whose translation MLSNNPLLAQLKQQLHAETPRVTGVVKATDKGFGFLEAEDGQSYFVPPPMMKKVVHGDRVEAVVHVQGEKKSVEPETLVEPSLERFIGRVRRREGRLGVVPDHPSINLALNARAKRGIDEAGLEEGDWVVARLLRHPLRPDDRSFLVQIEELISRHDQPNVPWRVTLARHVLEYASPVDGSECSLRDEGLEREDLTALPFFTIDSRTTRDMDDALHIEAREEGGWRLRVAIADPTAFVAEDDAVDQEARRRAFTVYLPGQNVTMLPERLADDLCSLRENETRAALACTLEVAADGELLDYRFYAAEVRSHAQLAYDDVSDWIEGKGEWKPVFPRGEEQLRQLADFTEARSAWRSRNAIVFKDRPDYAFELDAEGRVLAVRTEPRRIANRMVEESMIAANVCCARLLGEEVGHGIFNVHLGFAAEKLDHALAFLAEQSIEASREQLTDLDAWRALRYQLDERDDAWLEARLRRFQGYTAMTAAPGPHFGMGLPAYATWTSPIRKYGDMINHRLIKALLLAQARPASASETLTAHLSERRKLNRMAERDVKDWLYVRHLAPAVGSGQRFEAEIVDIRRGGLRVRLNDNGASVFVPASTLEADREALVIDDKEGVVSVRGEQRYRLGDIIEVVLSEAREETRSLIGRPVS comes from the coding sequence ATGCTCTCGAACAACCCTCTCCTCGCTCAGCTGAAGCAGCAGCTCCATGCCGAGACGCCCCGCGTTACCGGTGTCGTCAAGGCCACCGACAAAGGCTTCGGCTTTCTCGAGGCCGAGGACGGACAGTCCTACTTCGTCCCCCCGCCGATGATGAAGAAGGTGGTCCACGGCGACCGTGTCGAAGCGGTCGTCCATGTCCAGGGCGAGAAGAAGAGCGTCGAGCCGGAAACCCTGGTCGAGCCCTCGCTCGAGCGCTTCATCGGCCGGGTGCGTCGCCGCGAAGGCCGTCTCGGCGTGGTGCCGGACCATCCATCGATCAATCTCGCGCTCAATGCCCGCGCCAAGCGCGGCATCGACGAGGCGGGGCTAGAGGAAGGCGACTGGGTGGTGGCGAGGCTGCTGCGCCACCCGCTGCGCCCCGACGATCGTTCGTTTCTGGTCCAGATCGAGGAATTGATCAGCCGTCACGACCAGCCTAACGTACCGTGGCGCGTGACGCTGGCACGGCATGTGCTGGAGTACGCCTCTCCGGTCGATGGGTCGGAGTGCAGCCTGCGCGATGAAGGACTCGAGCGTGAGGACCTCACCGCTCTGCCGTTTTTCACCATCGACAGCCGCACCACCCGCGACATGGACGACGCGCTGCACATCGAGGCACGCGAGGAAGGCGGCTGGCGCCTGCGGGTCGCGATCGCCGACCCGACCGCATTCGTCGCCGAGGATGACGCGGTGGACCAGGAGGCCCGGCGGCGCGCCTTCACCGTCTACCTGCCGGGACAGAACGTCACCATGCTGCCCGAGCGGCTCGCCGACGATCTCTGCTCGCTGCGCGAGAACGAGACTCGCGCGGCGCTGGCCTGCACCCTAGAGGTCGCGGCCGACGGTGAACTGCTCGATTACCGTTTCTACGCTGCCGAAGTGCGCTCCCACGCCCAGCTCGCCTATGACGATGTCTCCGATTGGATCGAGGGCAAGGGCGAATGGAAGCCCGTCTTCCCCCGTGGTGAAGAGCAGCTGCGCCAGCTCGCAGACTTCACCGAGGCGCGCAGTGCCTGGCGGTCACGCAACGCGATCGTGTTCAAGGATCGCCCCGACTACGCCTTCGAGCTCGACGCCGAGGGCCGCGTACTGGCGGTGCGCACGGAGCCGCGGCGGATCGCCAACCGCATGGTCGAGGAGTCGATGATCGCCGCCAACGTCTGCTGCGCGAGGCTGCTCGGCGAAGAAGTCGGCCATGGCATCTTCAACGTTCATCTCGGCTTCGCCGCGGAGAAGCTCGACCATGCGCTGGCCTTCCTCGCCGAGCAGTCGATCGAGGCGAGCCGCGAACAGCTCACCGATCTCGACGCTTGGCGTGCGCTGCGCTACCAGCTCGACGAACGCGACGACGCTTGGCTCGAGGCACGGCTGCGCCGCTTCCAGGGCTACACTGCGATGACCGCGGCACCGGGCCCGCATTTCGGTATGGGACTGCCCGCCTATGCCACCTGGACCTCGCCGATCCGCAAATACGGCGACATGATCAACCACCGGTTGATCAAGGCGCTGCTGCTCGCGCAGGCACGGCCCGCAAGCGCCAGCGAGACGCTCACCGCTCATCTCTCCGAGCGGCGCAAGCTCAACCGCATGGCCGAGCGCGACGTCAAGGACTGGCTCTACGTGCGCCATCTGGCGCCCGCGGTGGGCAGTGGCCAGCGCTTCGAGGCCGAGATCGTCGACATCCGCCGCGGCGGCTTGCGGGTACGGCTGAACGACAACGGCGCTTCGGTGTTCGTCCCCGCCTCGACCCTCGAGGCCGACCGTGAAGCGCTGGTGATCGACGACAAGGAAGGCGTGGTCTCTGTGCGCGGCGAACAGCGCTATCGCCTCGGCGACATCATCGAGGTAGTGCTCAGCGAAGCCCGCGAAGAAACCCGTTCGCTAATCGGTCGCCCCGTCTCCTGA
- a CDS encoding DUF2334 domain-containing protein has translation MSEAKASQSFIVALHDIAPATWPDYRPFVERMDALGQVRMSWLVVPDFHHRSATFDDPAFLALLERRLELGDELVLHGLYHCDEGPAPSNLRDYLMRRFYTVEGEFYALEEDQARARIEQGLELFARRGWPLHGFVAPAWLMSPGTRKALASLPLRYTSDPGHLIDLPSFTAHRVPTLVWSARARWRRAMSLVVNEYSRHRYRRLETFRLGLHPVDMRFDASREYWYRCIERLLGQGYRAETKRDWFERSNPRSSPLRPQ, from the coding sequence ATGAGCGAGGCCAAGGCGAGTCAGAGCTTCATCGTTGCGCTGCACGACATCGCCCCGGCGACCTGGCCCGACTACCGGCCTTTCGTCGAGCGCATGGATGCCCTCGGCCAGGTGCGGATGAGCTGGCTGGTGGTCCCGGATTTCCATCACCGCAGCGCGACCTTCGACGACCCGGCCTTTCTCGCCCTGCTGGAGCGGCGTCTCGAGCTCGGCGATGAACTGGTGCTGCACGGGCTCTACCACTGCGACGAGGGGCCCGCGCCGAGCAACCTGCGCGACTACCTGATGCGGCGCTTCTATACTGTCGAGGGTGAGTTCTACGCCCTCGAAGAAGACCAAGCGCGGGCTCGGATCGAGCAAGGACTCGAGCTCTTCGCCCGCCGTGGCTGGCCGCTGCACGGCTTCGTCGCCCCGGCCTGGCTGATGAGCCCCGGCACACGCAAGGCGCTGGCGAGCCTTCCGCTACGCTATACCAGTGATCCAGGGCATCTCATCGACCTGCCGTCGTTCACCGCTCACCGGGTGCCTACGCTGGTATGGAGCGCCAGGGCCCGCTGGCGCCGGGCAATGTCGCTGGTGGTCAACGAGTATTCTCGCCATCGCTATCGCAGGCTCGAGACTTTCCGTCTCGGTCTCCATCCGGTCGACATGCGCTTCGATGCCTCGCGCGAGTACTGGTATCGCTGCATCGAGCGCCTGCTGGGCCAAGGCTACCGCGCCGAGACCAAGCGCGACTGGTTCGAGCGCTCGAACCCGCGCTCTTCCCCACTACGCCCCCAATAG
- a CDS encoding glycosyltransferase family 4 protein, translated as MHIADMTMFYAPSSGGVRTYLEAKRLRIKRLPGMRHTLLVPRTMGPVETDPSVIRIPAPPLPFSNGYRFPLRRKLWCDALRELKPSLIEAGDPYVTGWAAIDAGRELDVPVIGFYHSDLPEMLGSRFGKFARRRLEDYVRRLYGHYERVLAPSRVMADKLTGMGVERVHVQPLGVDSTLYHPDRRDPEVKRSLGLADDTRLLVFAGRGSQEKNLPILIETMKLLGAPYHLLMIGSHMPTQVPDNVSVIDHFVPQSELARLFASADALLHAGTHETFGLVVLEAMSSGLPVVVARAGALEENVDERFGRLCHPLDPVDMARATRELFEDDVQRLGRRARSQVELHHGWDAVVEGVVEHYRDALGVTTPAAAHEATVE; from the coding sequence GTGCATATTGCCGACATGACCATGTTCTACGCCCCATCGAGCGGTGGGGTGCGCACCTACCTTGAGGCCAAGCGCCTCAGAATCAAGCGACTGCCAGGCATGCGTCATACCCTGCTGGTGCCGCGCACGATGGGTCCGGTGGAGACCGATCCCAGCGTGATCCGCATTCCCGCGCCGCCGCTGCCGTTCAGCAACGGCTATCGTTTCCCGCTGCGCCGTAAGCTTTGGTGCGACGCACTGCGCGAACTCAAGCCCTCGCTGATCGAGGCGGGCGACCCTTACGTCACCGGCTGGGCGGCGATCGACGCAGGGAGAGAACTCGACGTCCCGGTGATCGGCTTCTACCACTCCGACCTGCCGGAGATGCTCGGTAGCCGCTTCGGCAAATTCGCGCGTCGTCGCCTAGAAGACTACGTTCGCCGACTCTACGGCCACTACGAGCGGGTGCTCGCGCCGAGCAGGGTGATGGCCGACAAGCTCACCGGGATGGGAGTCGAGCGCGTGCACGTCCAGCCGCTCGGGGTCGATTCGACGCTCTACCACCCCGACCGCCGGGATCCGGAGGTGAAACGCTCGCTGGGGCTTGCCGACGATACCCGGCTGCTGGTATTCGCCGGTCGCGGATCGCAGGAGAAGAACCTGCCGATCCTGATCGAGACGATGAAACTGCTCGGCGCGCCCTATCACCTGCTGATGATCGGCTCGCACATGCCGACCCAGGTGCCGGACAACGTCAGCGTGATCGATCACTTCGTGCCCCAGTCCGAGCTCGCCAGGCTGTTCGCGAGCGCGGACGCCCTGCTCCACGCGGGTACCCATGAGACCTTCGGTCTGGTGGTGCTCGAAGCGATGTCCAGCGGCCTCCCGGTGGTGGTGGCTCGTGCCGGCGCGCTGGAGGAGAACGTCGACGAGCGCTTCGGGCGGCTGTGCCATCCGCTGGATCCCGTGGACATGGCGCGCGCCACTCGAGAGCTGTTCGAGGACGACGTTCAGCGCCTCGGGCGCCGCGCCAGGAGCCAGGTCGAGCTTCACCACGGCTGGGACGCGGTGGTGGAAGGCGTGGTCGAACACTATCGCGACGCGCTCGGCGTCACCACCCCCGCCGCAGCGCACGAGGCGACGGTCGAATGA